From Pseudomonas sp. G2-4:
CCTGCTTGAAATTACAGTATGGAGGCTGTGATATGTTCAAAGTCAGACGGAAAACTTGGGCTTTATTCTTGGCTTATCTCATCGGGGCCAGTGGCTATATCTATTACCTGTATGTCGAGACTCAAGACGTTCTCACTGACAACGTTAATAGCAAATTGCTGCATGCCGCGTTGGGCGCTTCGGCCATCCTCGGTGACCGTTACCACGACAATCTGATCGACAAACAATCCAAAACGCCAGCGCAAGACTGGGATGCCATTCAGCGGCTCTCCAGCTTCAATGAGTCCATGGGCACGGCTTTTGTCTACAGCGTGGTTAAACGCGCTGGAAAGGCTTATCTGATCAGTTCCAGCGCATCACCAGAAGAAATTCAAGAGAAGAATTTCGTGCGCTTTTTTGATCCTTATCCAGATGCCAGCCAGGCATTACTTGATAGTTTTGAGCGCACCGAGCCGACCTGGATCGACTATTCGGATCATTGGGGGGACTTTCGCGCCGTCTTCGTCCCCTTAAAGTCCCAAGACGGCACGGTGTATGTTGTCGGCGCGGAAATTACGTTGGCGGACTACTATCAACAACTTAATCAGGACTCCCTGTACCACATTATCCTGGCCATTCTGGTGTTTCTCGCTTTCAGTCTTTTGCGCATGCGCGCTCATCTCCAGCAATTGCAAATAAACGAAAAAATATTGAATCAGGCCAAAAATGCCGCCGAGGATGCCGATCGCTCAAAAACCAGATTCCTGGCGACCATGAGTCATGAAATCCGCACCCCCATGTACGGCGTCATCGGCGCCACCGAGTTACTCGCCCGGTCTGCCCTGGACCCCGAGCAGCGCGGTCTGCTGACAACGATTCATTCCAGCGGACGGACCCTGCTCTCTCTGATCGACAACATTCTCGACCTTGCGAAAATCGAAGCGGGCAAACTTGAATTGAAACCGCGTGTTTTCGAAGTGAGAACACTGGTTTCATCCATTATTGAAATGATCCGGCAGAATATTCAGGACAAACCCATTGTACTGGAGGCTCAGTTCTCTCCGGACGTACCGCCCTTGGTCAAAACCGATATCGATTGCCTTCGCCAGATATTGACCAACTTGTTGGGCAATGCCGTCAAATTCACCGAGGCCGGAAAAGTATCACTCCTGGTCAGCGCCAGCGGCTACGGTCCTCAAGCCCGGCTCGATTTTTCCATACGCGATACCGGCATAGGCATCCCGCTGGAACGGCAAGACAGCCTGTTCAAACCCTTTGCCCAGTTTAAAGAGCCCGTCAGCCAGCGCTTTACCGGGAGTGGGCTGGGCCTTTCAATCTGTAAGACTCTGGTCGAGGCGCAGGGCGGGACTTTAACCTTCACTAGTCAGCCTGGCGTTGGATCGACGTTCTGTTTCTCACTGCCCATGGCGCTTTTTTCAACCCGGGAAATACCCACCGGGGACGATTCAGCGGCGGTGGGTTTCGACTCATCTTTTGCTGTGGATTACCCGCTCGATATCCTGCTGGTGGAGAATCATTCCCTGAGCCAGAAAGTGGCCACGGCGATGCTGCAAGAGTTGGGTTACGCGCCCGACCTTGCGTCAGATGGACTGGAGGCGGTCAACCGATGCATGACTTCGACTCCGGAGGTCATCTTCATGGACATCAACATGCCGGTCATGGATGGGCTGGAGGCCGTGCGTAAAATCCGCGAACTACCACGGGGCGATACTTGCTACATCGTCGCGTTCACCGCGAGCGCTTTTTCGAGCGAGCTAGATCGTTTCCGGGCTGCTGGCGCCGATGACATTCTAACCAAGCCGGCGAACTTCCAGGCGTTGACCCGAGTGCTTCAGCGTGCCGCCCACTTCCGGCAGCAGCACCGGGCCGGCACTTCGGTCGTGGATGCCGTTTGAAGATTGAGGCTGCACCATCGCGAGCACGCTCGCTCCCATCGTTCAAAACGGCTATCTTCGCCGCCACTTGAAACGGGGGGCGTATGGGCTATCTACTTTTTGTGACGCTGATCCAGGCGTTTTCCTTCAGCCTGATCGGGGAGTACCTGGCCGGGCATGTGGACAGCTACTTCGCGGTGCTGGTGCGGGTCGTGTTGGCGGGGCTGGTGTTCATTCCCCTGACGCGCTGGCGCCAGGTGGAGCCGTCGTTCATGCGCGGCATGCTGCTGATCGGCGCGTTGCAGTTCGGCGTGACCTACGTGTGCCTGTACCTGAGCTTTCGGGTGCTGACGGTGCCCGAGGTGTTGCTCTTTACTATCCTTACACCCCTGCACGTGACCTTGATCGAGGATGCGTTGAACCGTCGCTTCAACCCCTGGGCCTTGATCGCAGCGCTGGTGGCCGTGGCCGGCGCGGCGGTGATTCGCTACGATCGGATCAACCCGGACTTCTTCATGGGCTTTTTGCTGTTGCAACTGGCCAACTTCACCTATGCGGCCGGGCAGGTGCTGTACAAGCATCTGGTGGCCCGCCACCCGAGCGATCTGCCGCACTACCGGCGCTTCGGTTATTTCTATCTCGGTGCGCTGATGGTGGCGTTGCCGGCCTTCCTCTTGTTCGGCAAGACAAACTTCTGGCCTGAGGCGCCACTGCAATGGGGCGTGCTGGTGTTCCTTGGCCTGGTTTCCACGGCATTGGGATTGTATTGGTGGAACAAAGGCGCATGCCTGGTCAACGGTGGGACGCTGGCGGTGATGAACAACCTGCACGTGCCCGTGGGGCTGTTGGTGAACCTGCTGATCTGGAACCAGCATGAGGAACTGGGGCGGCTGCTGCTGGGCGGGTCGGTGATACTGGCGGCGGTGTGGATCAGTCGGTTGGGGGTGCGCCAGCCTCAGCCTTCACCCTGATCCCCTTGTGGGAGCGAGCTTGCTCGCGATGACGGAGTGTCAGTCAGCCGCTATGTCTCTGATACACCGCCATCGCGAGCAAGCTCGCTCCCACAGGGATCTGTGGTGGTTTCAGATCACCTGCTTCTGCGGCGCTGAAATGGAACTCGCCCCCAGCACCGCCGGCAGCAGCCCTGAACGCAAGTCCGTGCCGCTGGGCTGCTGATACAGGTTCAAACCGAACTCCGGCATCACCGCCAGCAGGTAATCGAAAATATCCCCTTGGATGCGTTCGTAGTCGGCCCATGCGGTGGTGCGGGTGAAACAGTAGATTTCCAGTGGGATGCCCTGGGCCGTGGTCTGCAACTGGCGGACCATGCAGGTCATGTTCGGCTGGATCTCCGGGTGGCTCTTCAAATAGGCCAGGGCATAGGCGCGGAAGGTGCCCAGGTTGGTCATGCGCCGACGGTTGGCCGACATCGCCGCGACGTTGCCCTGGGCTTCGTTCCAGGCCTTGAGTTCGGCCTGTTTGCGGCCAATGTAATCGGTCAGCAGGTGAACCTGGGTCATGCGCTGCTCTTCCTCGTCATGCAGAAAACGCACGCCACTGGCATCGATGAACAGGCTGCGCTTGATCCGTCGCCCGCCGGACTGTTGCATGCCGCGCCAGTTCTTGAACGACTCGGACATCAGACGCCACGTGGGGATCGAGACAATGGTCTTGTCGAAATTCTGCACCTTGACGGTGTGCAGCGTGATGTCCACCACGTCACCGTCGGCGCCGACCTGGGGCATCTCGATCCAATCGCCGACCCGCAACATGTCGTTGCTGGTCAACTGCACGCTGGCAACGAACGACAACAGGGTGTCCTTGTAGACCAACAGGATCACCGCCGACATCGCCCCCAGGCCCGACAGCAACAACAGCGGCGAACGGTCGATCAGGGTGGCGACGATGATGATCGCGCCAAACACATACAGCACCATCTTCGTCAGTTGCACGTAGCCTTTGATCGAGCGGGTCCGCGCATGTTCGGTGCGCGCGTAGACATCCAGCAGGGCGCTGAGCAAGGCACTGAGGGCCAGCACCAGGAATAGAATGGTGAAAGCCAGGGCGACATTGCCCAGGAAAACCAGGCTGGTCTTGCTCAGCTCCGGCACCAGGTGCAGGCCAAACTGGATGATCAGCGACGGCGTCATCTGGGCCAGGCGGTGGAAGACTTTGTTATGGCGCAGGTCGTTCATCCAATGCAGGGCCGGTTGGCGCCCGAGCAATTTGGCCGCGTGCAGGATCAGGTAGCGCGCCACGCGCCCGAGCACCAGGGCAATGACCAGCAGCAACATCAGGGCGAGGCTGGAATGCAGGAGTGGGTGCTGGTCAAGCGCACCCCAGAGGTCTTGAAGGTTGACCCAGAGTTGTTTGATGTCCATGGACGAAACGGTTCTTCTATAAAGACGCGACGGTGCGATTAGAGCATTTAAGCCTGGTCAAGTGACCGTTGATGACAAATCGGCTTATAAAAATCCACTGATTTACCGCCGTTTGTATAAAGAAACTCGGCCTTCGCGCTCGAAACCGTTACCCTATGCAGCTGTTTTTTTGCATTTCTTCGAGGTAGCACCCGTGTTTTCCCAATTCGCCCTGCACGAACGCCTGCTCAAAGCCGTGGCCGAGCTTAAATTTGTCGAGCCAACGCCGGTGCAGGCAGCGGCTATTCCGCTCGCGCTCCAGGGGCGTGACCTGCGGGTGACGGCACAGACCGGCAGCGGCAAGACCGCCGCGTTCGTGTTGCCGATCCTCAACCGCCTGATCGGCCCGGCCAAGGTCCGCGTCAGCATCAAGACCCTGATCCTGCTGCCGACCCGTGAACTGGCCCAGCAGACCTTGAAGGAAGTGGAGCGCTTCTCGCAGTTCACCTTCATCAAGTCCGGCCTGATCACCGGCGGCGAAGACTTCAAGGTCCAGGCCGCCATGCTGCGCAAGGTGCCAGACATCCTGATCGGCACGCCAGGGCGGATGATCGAGCAACTGAACGCCGGCAACCTTGACCTCAAGGAAGTCGAAGTGCTGGTGCTGGACGAAGCCGACCGCATGCTGGACATGGGCTTTGCCGAAGACGTGCAGCGTCTGGTGGACGAATGCACCAACCGCCAGCAGACCATGCTGTTCTCCGCCACCACGGGTGGTTCGGGCCTGCGGGAAATGATCGCCAAGGTGCTGAACAACCCTGAGCACTTGCAGCTCAACGCAGTCAGCCAGCTGAACTCCACCACCCGTCAGCAGATCATCACCGCCGACCACAACCAGCACAAAGAACAGATCCTGAACTGGTTGCTTGCCAACGAGACTTATCAGAAAGCCATCGTCTTCACCAACACCCGGGCCATGGCCGACCGTATCTACGGTCGTCTCGTGGCCCAGGAATACAAAGCGTTCGTGCTGCACGGCGAGAAAGACCAGAAAGACCGCAAACTGGCCATCGACCGCCTCAAGCAAGGCGGCGTGAAGATCCTCGTCGCCACCGACGTCGCTGCCCGGGGCCTGGACGTGGACGGCCTGGACATGGTCATCAACTTCGACATGCCCCGCAGCGGCGACGAATACGTGCACCGCATCGGCCGTACCGGCCGTGCCGGCAATGACGGCCTGGCGATTTCGCTGATCTGTCACGGCGACTGGAACCTGATGTCGAGCATCGAGCGCTACCTCAAGCAGAGCTTCGAGCGCCGTACCATCAAGGAAGTCAAAGGCACCTACGGCGGACCGAAAAAGGTCAAGGCCTCGGGCAAGGCCGTTGGCGTGAAGAAGAAAAAAGTCGACGCCAAGGGCGACAAGAAGAAAACCGGCGCCAAGGCGCCCACCAAGCGCAAAATCGCCAACCGCCCGAAGACCGACGCCCTGTCGCTGGTCAGCAAGGACGGCATGGCCCCGCTCAAGCGCCGCAAGCCAGAAGCGCCTGCGGCTGATTGAAGCGGCGGTAGAGCTTCATGAAAAACCGGACCTTGGGTCCGGTTTTTTTATGGGCAATCAGTTTCGCCACCAACCCCTGTGGCGAGGGAGCTTGCTCCCGCTGGGCTGCGCAGCAGCCCCAATGGTGTGTGTTCAGCATTGTTCCGTGGTGAGACTTGGTTTTTTTGGGGGCGCTTCGCACCCCAGCGGGAGCAAGCTCCCTCGCCACGGAAGCGAAGTGGTGCTCAGGCTAGGGCAATCACCCAGCCTTCTTCTCCGCCTCCTTCAACTCTTCCAGACGCTTATCAATCAACTGGCACTTATCCGGCATGTCCTTGCTGGCAGTCTCCATATCCATGGCCTGCAACTCATCATTGATTTCCTTGGCTTTGGCCGGGTTCTGCTCGGTGAGCTTGGTCACTTCCTGGGCCAGTTGTTCCCGCTTGGTAGTGGCTTCCTCTGGCGTGCAAGTGGCCCAGGCGGGCAGGGCGCAGGTGAGGGTGGCGGCAAGGGTGAGCTTGAGGAGGGTTGTCATGGCAGGGCCTCGTATTCCTTGTTGGGCAGGTAATGGGTTGAGGCCGGGGTTGATCGGAAAGTTCATTCGCTGAGGGCTGTGAGGATCTGTGTGTTCTGTTTGTAGGAGGTTTCCAGCTCTGCCCCCGGATCTTTCGCACCGTTGTACCGGAGGCGTCCGATTTCAGACGAACGGATCCAACAATAACCTCAAAGCTCAGGCGAATAAGTTGACGTCAAAATGATGGCTAACTAATATCGCGCCACTATTTTGATGTCACTTTGGATCGAAGGATCGAACATGCTCTCACCCACCTTCTGGGCGAGGTTGGGCCTGGCTTTGCTATGCCTTTCTCCGCAGATGGTTGCGCAAGCAGCCCCCACGCCTGGCGACACCGACCTGATCCGAGAGCGCCAGAACCGCTTGCTCGAAGAGCAGCGCCGCCGGTTGGAAGAGCTCAAGAACCTGCCCGGCAAGGAAGCGAAGCCGACCCAGCCGACAGCGCCTGTCGATACCCGTTGCTTCCCCATCAAGACCATTGAACTCAAGGGGGCCGACAGCCTCTCTGCCAGTGAGCGCGAGCGACTGCTCAAACCCTACATCGGCCAATGCCTGGGCGTTCCGCAGCTCAACGAACTGCTCAAGGTCATCACCGACCACTACATCGAAAAAGGCCTGGTCACCAGCCGCGCCTATCTGCCGCAGCAGGATTTGTCCGGCGGGCATTTGAATGTGCTGGTGGTGGAAGGGCGGCTCGAAGGCTTGAAGGGCGCCGAGAACAGCAAGCTGTCGGATCGCGAGTTGGCGATGGCGTTTCCTGGGGCGACCGGCGACTTGGTCAACCTGCGGGAGATCGAGCAGATGGTGGACCAGCTCAATCGCCTGTCGTCGAATCAGGCGAAGATGGAGCTGACCCCCGGCCAAAACGTTGGCGGCAGTGAAGTGCGCGTGACCAACGAACCGCAAAAACCCTGGCGTGCCGGACTGTCCCGCAGCAACGACGGCCAGCGCAGCACGGGCGAGCAGCAGTGGGGCACCAGTTTCGAGTGGGACAGCCCGCTGGGCTTGGCCGACCAGTTGATGTTGCGCGGCGGTCACGACGCGATGACCGACCACCAGCACACCTCCCGCAACGCCATGCTCTATTACAACCTGCCGTTTGGCTGGTGGAACGTCAGCTACACCTACAGCCAGAGCGAGTACCGCTCGCAAATCGCGGCCAACGGTTTCAACTTCAAGCAGACCGGCGACAGCCAGAACCATCAGTTGCGGGTCGAGCGGGTGATCCACCGAGACGCCCTGAGCAAGACTTCCCTTAACACCGGCCTGGCGTACCTGCGCACCAGTAACTTCGTCAATGACAGCAAGCTCAAGGACAGCAGCAATCGCATCACCGAGGCGCAGTTCGGCATCACCCATGGCCGGCGAGTCGGCAGTGCCTTCGTCAACTTGGACCTGGGCGTGCAGCAAGGCCTCGGCGCCTTCGATGCCCAGGGCGATCACGACCCGGGCCGGGGCCTGCCGGATGCGCGCTACCGCAAATACACCGCCACCGCCAGCTACCTGCAACCCTTCAAGCTGTGGGGTGAATCGTTCAGCTTCAGCAGCCTGATGACCGGCCAGCGCAGCGAAGACGCGCTGTTCAGCCCGCAGCGCATGAGCCTGGGCGGGCAATCCTCGATTCGTGGCTACAAGGACCAGTCGCTGTCCGGCGACAGCGGCGGTTACTGGCGCAACGACCTGCGCTGGAGCCGCCCGGTGACGCTGCCCTGGCTGCGGCCGGTGTTCGCCGAATACGGCACCAGCCTCGGTTATGACCAGGGCGTGATTCGCGGCAATCGCTACAACAGCGATCCGCACGGGCGCATGTCGAGCAACTCGGTGGAGTTGTTCGCCCGCGGTGAGCACTTGAGCGCCAGCGTCACCTTCGCCCATTCCCTGGAACGTCCGGATGCCCTGACCGAGCGCGAAGCGCCGATCTACTTCCGCGTGGATGCATTCCTCTAATTTCGCTGCAACGAGACCTGAACATGGACGACCGCCAATACACTTTCCTGGCCCGCCAACCTTCCGCTGCCCTGCAAACCCGCGAGCAGTTCTGGGGCATGCCCAAGCGTGGCCTGGCGTTCCTGTTGGCCAACGTCATGTTCTGGCAACCGCTGTGGGCCCAGGCCGAAGGCATTGTGGTCAGCGCACCGGGCACCGGCCTGGACCGGGCGGGCAACGGCGTGCCCATCGTCAACATCGCCCGGCCCAACGGCAGCGGCCTGTCCCACAACAAATTCAAGGACTACAACGTCGGCAGCAACGGCGTCATCCTCAACAACGCCACGTCCCGCACCCAGTCCACACAACTGGGTGGGATCATCCTTGGCAACCCGAACCTCAACGGCACGGCCGCCAAGATCATCCTCAACGAAGTCAACGGCGGTAACCCCAGCCAACTGCGCGGCTACACCGAAGTGGCGGGGCAATCGGCCCACGTCATTGTCGCCAACCCACATGGCATTACGTGTAATGGCTGCGGGTTTATCAACACGCCCAGGGCGACCCTGAGCACAGGTAAACCGATCATCGAAAACGGCCAATTGAACCGCTACCAAGTGGATCAGGGCAGCGTCTCCATCGAAGGCGCGGGCCTTAACGCAACCAATGTCGACCGCTTCGAAATCATCACCCGCAGCGCGAAGATCAACGCCGAAATCCAGGCGAAAAACCTGACCATCGTCGCCGGCCGCAACGACGTCAATGCGGGCACCCTCAACGCCACTGCTCGTGCCGACGACGGTAGTGCTAAACCGCAACTGGCCATCGACTCCTCGGCCCTGGGCGGCATGTACGCCGGCGCCATCAAACTGGTGGGCACCGAGGCCGGGGTTGGGGTGAAGTTGGACGGTAAGCTGATTGCCAGCGGTGGTGATATTCAGCTCGATTCCAATGGGCAGTTGAGCATGGTCGATGCTTCGGCCAGTGGCGCTGTGAACGTGAAGGCTGCGAGCCTTGATTCTCGGGGATCGGTTTACGCTGGCACGACACTGAGCGCTCAAACGCAGGGCGATCTGACCAACCAGCAAACCCTCGCGGCGCGGGACAGCATCGTGCTCGATGCGGGTGGGCGGTTGAGTAATAGCGGGATTATCGAGGCTGGGGTTAATGCTGATAACACCCGTAATGCCACGGGGGATGTGAGCGTTACGGCGCAGAACCTGAACAACAACGGCAAGAGTGTCATTGCCAGCCGTAACCTGACGGCCAACGTTGCGCAGACGTTGAACAACCAAGGCGGGACCTTGAGTGCCGGGCAAACCGGTACGGTAAAAGCCGGGACCTTGAATAATCAGAGCAAGGGGCGGGTGCTGAGCAACGGCGCGCTGAACGTGACCGCCGACAAGCTCCTCAATGCCCAAGGCCTCGTCAGCAGCAATGGCAACCTGACGGCCAATGTCGGGCAACTCAACAACAGCAACGGCGAACTCAACAGCTTGAGTAACGTCACGTTGCGCGTCGCGTCGTTGGATAACGTGGCGGGGCTGGTCGCGGCCGGCCAAGTGCTGGACATCAACGCCAGTGGTCAGGTGAACAACCGAGGCGGGCGTCTCACCGCAAGCAAGAGCGTCCAGCTGAATGCTGGATCGATGGATAACACGGCAGGTCGCTTGCTCAGTGACGGCGCGCTCACCGCAAGCATCTCGGCGCAGTTGCTCAACCAGACCGGGTTGCTGTCATCGGCCGGGCTGCTGAGCCTCAACGCGCAGCAACTGGATAACCGCCAGGGCTCTCTGTATGCCCGGCAAGGGCTGAATCTGAACCTGCGCGGGCAACTGCTCAATGCCCAGGGCGGCGTGAAAAGCGACACCACCGCCAGCGTCAAAGCGGCCGAGATCAATAACGACGCGGGTCAGCTATCCAGCATCGGTGCGTTGAGCATCCACAGCACCGCCACCCTGAGCAACCTGGGCGGCAGCGTGATCAGCAGCGACACGCTGCTATTGAAGGCCGGCCAGGTGAATAACGCTGGCGGCCGCATCGCCAGTGCAAAAGCTCTGGATGCCAACGTCAGTGGTCTTGATCAACAGAACGGCCAATTGGTCAGCAACACCAGCCTTGCCCTCGACCTCAACCACGGGCAGTTGAATAACCAGGGCGGGCTGATCAGTGCTCCGGGCAGCTTGCTGCTGAAAAACCTGGCCGCGGTGAACAACCGCGACGGCGAGATCTCCAGTGACCAGGCCTTCAGCCTGAACGCCACGAGCCTGGACAACAGCGCCGGTTCGATCGCCAGCAAGCAGAACCTCAACCTGGTCATCGCCCAAGCCTTGAACAACACCAAAGGCCTGATTGCGGCCAACGGTCTCGAGGTCCGCGCCGCCAGCCTGGACAACAGCGGCGGCACCCTGGGCAGCGACACCGACCTGACCGTCAATGTCGACGGGACGTTGAACAACCAGGATGGCGAAATCTCCAGCGCAGGCCTGACCCGGCTCAACGCGATGGCGCTGAATAACGGCAACGGTCAGGTCTTGGGCGACAAGGCCTTGAATATCACCCTTGGCGGTGCGCTGGACAACCGCAACGGTGTGCTCGGTTCGGGCAAGGTCGTGGATATCCAGGCGGCCAGCCTGAACAACAGCAATGGCGGGCAAGTGATCAGCGACGGCACCCTGGCCGCGCGCATCAGCGGCCTGCTGGATAATCAGAGTCTGGGTGAAGTGGCCGCCAAAGGCGCACTTGACCTGCAAACCGGCGCCATCGACAACCGTGGCGGTCGCCTGTCCGGCTATGACCTGCTGACGTTGCACAGCGATTCGCTCGACAACCGCGGTGGGAACATCCGCGCCGACAAGGCGCTGCAGTTGACGGTTGATCAACTGGACAACCGTAGCAACGGCATCATTACCGGCAAGGCTGGCATCCACTTCGAAGGCTCGCGGTTGGATAACAGCAGCGGCCTGCTGACAAGCGCAGGTCCACTCACCTTGAAGGCCGCTGAGGTGCAGAACGGCCTCGGTCGCATCTCCAGCCAAACCGACCTCACCGCCGTGATCGATACCCTGCAGCAACAGGGCGGTGCGCTGGTGGCCCAAGGCAACCTGAGCCTGGCGGGCAGCACACTGGATAACCGCAACGGCGGTTTGGTCGGCACCACAAAAGCGCTGGATTTGCAGGTCGGGCAGATCGATAACCGGGCGGGCGAACTGTCCGCAGGGCTTGGCGTGAAGGTTGGCGGTCAACGGCTGGACAACAGCGCTGGCGGCAAACTCATCGCCGGCACTGACCTGGAATTGAAAGTCGCTCAACTGATCAACCAGAACAAAGGATTGATCCACGCTCAAGGCCGCATGACGCTCAGCGGCAGCACGCTGGACAACACCGATGGCGCAATCGCTAGCCTCAACGGCCTGGTGATCACCCTCGATAACACCTTGTTGAACAACAAAGGCTTGATCAGCAGCGAGGGCGAGCTGACCGTCAACGCAGGCAGCCTCGATAACTCCGTTGGCAGCTTGGGCAGCGCTGGCGCGTTGTCGATTGTGAGCAGTGGCGGGCTGACCAACCAGGGCGGCTCCATCAGCACCGATGCCGCCCTGACCCTTAAAAGCGTCAGCCTGGACAACAGCCAGAAGGGCCTGATTTCGGGCAACGCCGCGACGCAAATCACCACCGGCGCCCTCAACAACAGCCAGGGCGGGCGCCTGACCTCAGGCAATACGCTCCAGCTTGATGCCACGCAGGTGAATAACGCCGCCGGCCGCATCGCCAGCAGCCAAGCCTTGACCGCCTCGGTCACCGGGCTCGATCAACAGCAAGGGGAATTGTTCAGCAACACCAGCCTGCGCCTGGACATGAACCAGGGCCAGTTGAACAACCAGGCCGGCCTGATCAACGCTTCGGGTGCGTTGCTGTTGAGTAACCTCAAGGACGTCAACAACCAGAACGGTGAAATCTCCAGCCAGCAAGCCTTCACTCTGGCAGCGCAAAACCTCGATAACAGCGGCG
This genomic window contains:
- a CDS encoding DEAD/DEAH box helicase, with the translated sequence MFSQFALHERLLKAVAELKFVEPTPVQAAAIPLALQGRDLRVTAQTGSGKTAAFVLPILNRLIGPAKVRVSIKTLILLPTRELAQQTLKEVERFSQFTFIKSGLITGGEDFKVQAAMLRKVPDILIGTPGRMIEQLNAGNLDLKEVEVLVLDEADRMLDMGFAEDVQRLVDECTNRQQTMLFSATTGGSGLREMIAKVLNNPEHLQLNAVSQLNSTTRQQIITADHNQHKEQILNWLLANETYQKAIVFTNTRAMADRIYGRLVAQEYKAFVLHGEKDQKDRKLAIDRLKQGGVKILVATDVAARGLDVDGLDMVINFDMPRSGDEYVHRIGRTGRAGNDGLAISLICHGDWNLMSSIERYLKQSFERRTIKEVKGTYGGPKKVKASGKAVGVKKKKVDAKGDKKKTGAKAPTKRKIANRPKTDALSLVSKDGMAPLKRRKPEAPAAD
- a CDS encoding mechanosensitive ion channel family protein, which produces MDIKQLWVNLQDLWGALDQHPLLHSSLALMLLLVIALVLGRVARYLILHAAKLLGRQPALHWMNDLRHNKVFHRLAQMTPSLIIQFGLHLVPELSKTSLVFLGNVALAFTILFLVLALSALLSALLDVYARTEHARTRSIKGYVQLTKMVLYVFGAIIIVATLIDRSPLLLLSGLGAMSAVILLVYKDTLLSFVASVQLTSNDMLRVGDWIEMPQVGADGDVVDITLHTVKVQNFDKTIVSIPTWRLMSESFKNWRGMQQSGGRRIKRSLFIDASGVRFLHDEEEQRMTQVHLLTDYIGRKQAELKAWNEAQGNVAAMSANRRRMTNLGTFRAYALAYLKSHPEIQPNMTCMVRQLQTTAQGIPLEIYCFTRTTAWADYERIQGDIFDYLLAVMPEFGLNLYQQPSGTDLRSGLLPAVLGASSISAPQKQVI
- a CDS encoding ATP-binding protein; translated protein: MFKVRRKTWALFLAYLIGASGYIYYLYVETQDVLTDNVNSKLLHAALGASAILGDRYHDNLIDKQSKTPAQDWDAIQRLSSFNESMGTAFVYSVVKRAGKAYLISSSASPEEIQEKNFVRFFDPYPDASQALLDSFERTEPTWIDYSDHWGDFRAVFVPLKSQDGTVYVVGAEITLADYYQQLNQDSLYHIILAILVFLAFSLLRMRAHLQQLQINEKILNQAKNAAEDADRSKTRFLATMSHEIRTPMYGVIGATELLARSALDPEQRGLLTTIHSSGRTLLSLIDNILDLAKIEAGKLELKPRVFEVRTLVSSIIEMIRQNIQDKPIVLEAQFSPDVPPLVKTDIDCLRQILTNLLGNAVKFTEAGKVSLLVSASGYGPQARLDFSIRDTGIGIPLERQDSLFKPFAQFKEPVSQRFTGSGLGLSICKTLVEAQGGTLTFTSQPGVGSTFCFSLPMALFSTREIPTGDDSAAVGFDSSFAVDYPLDILLVENHSLSQKVATAMLQELGYAPDLASDGLEAVNRCMTSTPEVIFMDINMPVMDGLEAVRKIRELPRGDTCYIVAFTASAFSSELDRFRAAGADDILTKPANFQALTRVLQRAAHFRQQHRAGTSVVDAV
- a CDS encoding carboxylate/amino acid/amine transporter — encoded protein: MGYLLFVTLIQAFSFSLIGEYLAGHVDSYFAVLVRVVLAGLVFIPLTRWRQVEPSFMRGMLLIGALQFGVTYVCLYLSFRVLTVPEVLLFTILTPLHVTLIEDALNRRFNPWALIAALVAVAGAAVIRYDRINPDFFMGFLLLQLANFTYAAGQVLYKHLVARHPSDLPHYRRFGYFYLGALMVALPAFLLFGKTNFWPEAPLQWGVLVFLGLVSTALGLYWWNKGACLVNGGTLAVMNNLHVPVGLLVNLLIWNQHEELGRLLLGGSVILAAVWISRLGVRQPQPSP
- a CDS encoding ShlB/FhaC/HecB family hemolysin secretion/activation protein yields the protein MLSPTFWARLGLALLCLSPQMVAQAAPTPGDTDLIRERQNRLLEEQRRRLEELKNLPGKEAKPTQPTAPVDTRCFPIKTIELKGADSLSASERERLLKPYIGQCLGVPQLNELLKVITDHYIEKGLVTSRAYLPQQDLSGGHLNVLVVEGRLEGLKGAENSKLSDRELAMAFPGATGDLVNLREIEQMVDQLNRLSSNQAKMELTPGQNVGGSEVRVTNEPQKPWRAGLSRSNDGQRSTGEQQWGTSFEWDSPLGLADQLMLRGGHDAMTDHQHTSRNAMLYYNLPFGWWNVSYTYSQSEYRSQIAANGFNFKQTGDSQNHQLRVERVIHRDALSKTSLNTGLAYLRTSNFVNDSKLKDSSNRITEAQFGITHGRRVGSAFVNLDLGVQQGLGAFDAQGDHDPGRGLPDARYRKYTATASYLQPFKLWGESFSFSSLMTGQRSEDALFSPQRMSLGGQSSIRGYKDQSLSGDSGGYWRNDLRWSRPVTLPWLRPVFAEYGTSLGYDQGVIRGNRYNSDPHGRMSSNSVELFARGEHLSASVTFAHSLERPDALTEREAPIYFRVDAFL